A single window of Streptomyces sp. NBC_00464 DNA harbors:
- a CDS encoding Gfo/Idh/MocA family protein, producing MSPDPVTGDDQRPRGPGRQGGEHRVAVIGAGAIARDHVTAFAGVPGLRLAHVVDRHPERAAALAALAEGATWSTDPATAWSDDVDVTAVCTSPESHADLSVAALRAGRAVLLEKPAALNVADADRILAAAKAADRPLLVAQTARFQPVHLEIAKAVSEGAIGTPRLAHLTWYTGHVWSGGWRGWQLDSARSGGHVAHNGVHALDLLTWLMDDEPVRVFARPTNTWAAGMPTPDSFQILVRFAGGALATIELCYALVQRGTFVRRLMLSGTSGTLHHSSEDEPRVHTASPVAPASIDGAMAEQTRHLRDVLDGAAAPLTAPHQIRAALAAALAAQLSADEGRPVDVKEVC from the coding sequence ATGTCCCCCGACCCAGTGACCGGAGACGACCAGAGGCCGCGCGGCCCCGGACGGCAAGGCGGCGAGCACCGCGTGGCCGTCATCGGGGCGGGCGCCATCGCCAGGGATCACGTCACCGCATTCGCGGGCGTCCCGGGACTCCGGCTGGCCCATGTGGTCGACCGGCACCCCGAGCGGGCCGCCGCGCTGGCCGCTCTCGCCGAGGGCGCCACCTGGTCCACCGACCCGGCCACCGCCTGGTCCGACGACGTCGACGTCACCGCCGTGTGCACCTCGCCCGAGTCGCACGCCGACCTCTCCGTGGCCGCGCTCCGGGCCGGGCGGGCGGTCCTGCTGGAGAAGCCCGCCGCGCTGAACGTGGCCGACGCCGACCGGATCCTCGCCGCCGCGAAGGCCGCGGACCGGCCGCTGCTCGTCGCCCAGACGGCCCGCTTCCAGCCCGTCCACCTGGAGATCGCCAAGGCGGTCTCCGAAGGCGCGATCGGCACGCCCCGCCTGGCCCACCTCACCTGGTACACCGGGCACGTCTGGTCCGGCGGCTGGCGCGGTTGGCAGCTGGACTCGGCCCGGTCCGGAGGCCACGTCGCCCACAACGGCGTGCACGCCCTCGACCTGCTGACCTGGCTCATGGACGACGAACCGGTCCGGGTGTTCGCCCGCCCCACCAACACCTGGGCCGCCGGGATGCCGACCCCCGACAGCTTCCAGATCCTCGTACGCTTCGCCGGCGGCGCCCTCGCCACCATCGAGCTCTGTTACGCACTCGTCCAGCGCGGCACCTTCGTCCGCCGCCTCATGCTCTCCGGCACGTCCGGCACCCTGCACCACAGCAGCGAGGACGAGCCGCGCGTGCACACCGCGTCCCCCGTCGCCCCGGCCTCGATCGACGGCGCGATGGCCGAGCAGACCCGGCACCTGCGCGACGTACTCGACGGTGCCGCCGCCCCGTTGACCGCGCCCCACCAGATACGCGCCGCCCTCGCCGCCGCCCTCGCGGCGCAGCTCAGTGCCGACGAAGGCCGGCCCGTCGACGTCAAGGAGGTCTGCTGA
- a CDS encoding Gfo/Idh/MocA family protein, with protein MRVLIASGVRHARDYVPMLKSMPGFEVIGCADTADSPFAEDSAALAQATGIPLLDLDEGLAACDIALVCSEPTRHVDLAVRALDAGCHVIVDKPAATDSRDARRLRDAAERSRGLLTAVHRLYSPQIVRARRIVDSGAIGLPLAVDVEWLAAGGLEGATVERPELVCDPALSGGGELMNFGWYPALAIRHLTGLDVEEVVAFSSAAPHAPLFDGPHGAYGVEDAAVLSLRLRNGVVATVTVARTPAGVGPAPVSSSLRVLGSHGHVLADEDAPAFAVRGADGVSVPRQVGGPAGTTALRRLFEEFRDDIRYGRTPLVTAADIHAAVAVVEAAQSSAREDGAPVAPAAA; from the coding sequence ATGAGGGTCCTCATCGCATCCGGGGTCCGGCACGCCCGTGACTACGTACCGATGCTGAAGTCCATGCCCGGGTTCGAGGTCATCGGCTGTGCCGACACCGCCGACAGCCCCTTCGCCGAGGACAGTGCGGCCCTCGCGCAGGCGACGGGCATCCCGCTGCTCGACCTGGACGAGGGCCTCGCCGCCTGCGACATCGCCCTCGTGTGCAGCGAGCCCACGCGCCATGTCGACCTCGCGGTGCGCGCGCTCGACGCCGGCTGCCACGTCATCGTCGACAAGCCCGCGGCGACCGACTCGCGCGACGCGCGGCGGCTGCGGGATGCCGCCGAGCGCTCACGCGGGCTGCTCACCGCCGTGCACCGCCTCTACTCCCCGCAGATCGTCCGGGCCCGGCGGATCGTGGACTCCGGTGCGATCGGCCTGCCCCTGGCCGTCGACGTGGAGTGGCTGGCGGCCGGCGGACTCGAAGGAGCCACCGTCGAGCGCCCCGAACTCGTCTGCGACCCCGCCCTGTCCGGCGGCGGTGAGCTGATGAACTTCGGGTGGTATCCCGCCTTGGCGATCCGCCACCTCACCGGCCTCGATGTGGAGGAGGTCGTCGCCTTCAGCAGCGCCGCGCCCCACGCGCCGCTCTTCGACGGCCCGCACGGCGCGTACGGCGTCGAGGACGCGGCGGTCCTCTCGCTGCGGCTGCGCAACGGGGTGGTGGCCACCGTCACCGTGGCCCGTACGCCCGCCGGTGTCGGCCCCGCCCCCGTCTCGTCCAGCCTGCGCGTGCTCGGCTCGCACGGTCATGTCCTCGCCGACGAGGACGCCCCGGCCTTCGCGGTGCGCGGGGCGGACGGCGTCAGCGTGCCCCGGCAGGTCGGCGGGCCCGCCGGGACGACGGCGCTGCGGCGGCTGTTCGAGGAGTTCCGGGACGACATCCGTTACGGGCGTACGCCGCTCGTGACGGCGGCCGACATCCACGCGGCGGTCGCGGTGGTCGAGGCCGCGCAGTCCTCCGCCCGCGAGGACGGCGCCCCGGTCGCCCCGGCGGCGGCCTGA
- a CDS encoding DUF397 domain-containing protein has translation MSHRPALTWFKSSYSGNEGEACIEVAYNWHKSSYSLNEDSFCVEVATCPHTVHVRDSKVTDGPTFAVAPAAWTAFLGHAANG, from the coding sequence GTGAGCCACCGACCCGCACTGACCTGGTTCAAGTCCAGCTACAGCGGCAACGAGGGCGAAGCCTGCATCGAAGTCGCCTACAACTGGCACAAGTCCAGCTACAGCCTCAACGAGGACAGCTTCTGCGTGGAGGTAGCCACCTGCCCCCACACCGTCCACGTCCGCGACTCCAAGGTCACCGACGGCCCCACCTTCGCCGTCGCCCCCGCCGCCTGGACCGCGTTCCTGGGCCACGCCGCGAACGGCTGA
- a CDS encoding helix-turn-helix domain-containing protein, which produces MGTSSETTHGRRLVGELIRIHRVRAGLTQKEAAEQLLISESLMGAVERAERIPSRDLLIDADRVFGAGGALAACCELVDEEKYPAKFLDWAKLERNARVISAYETMLIPGLLQTEGYVHALYRSRVPAYTEDEIARHVGARLERQAVLSRTPPPRIGYVIEESVLDRTLGGPEVLKEQLRHVLDCVERFNHLTVQVMPSAQHTHAGLMGPMQLMSTAEGRSLLYVEAQGGGKLISKPEQVGDMFDLFGILRAQALNPWKSAEIIETKVRQL; this is translated from the coding sequence GTGGGGACGAGTAGCGAGACGACGCACGGGCGGCGGCTGGTGGGGGAGTTGATCCGAATCCACCGGGTGCGGGCGGGGCTCACGCAGAAGGAGGCGGCGGAGCAGCTGCTGATCTCGGAGTCGCTGATGGGCGCGGTGGAGCGGGCGGAGCGCATCCCTTCGCGCGACCTGCTGATCGATGCGGACCGGGTGTTCGGGGCGGGCGGGGCGCTGGCGGCGTGCTGCGAGTTGGTGGATGAGGAGAAGTACCCGGCGAAGTTCCTGGACTGGGCGAAGCTGGAACGGAACGCGCGGGTCATCAGTGCGTACGAGACGATGCTGATCCCGGGTCTGCTCCAGACGGAGGGGTACGTGCATGCGCTGTACCGGTCGCGCGTACCGGCGTACACGGAGGACGAGATCGCCCGGCACGTCGGAGCGAGGCTGGAACGGCAAGCGGTGCTGTCGCGCACGCCGCCGCCGCGCATCGGATACGTCATCGAGGAGTCGGTCCTGGACCGTACGCTTGGCGGACCGGAGGTGTTGAAGGAGCAACTGCGGCACGTACTCGACTGCGTTGAGCGGTTCAACCACCTGACGGTGCAGGTGATGCCATCGGCTCAGCACACGCATGCGGGGTTGATGGGACCCATGCAGTTGATGTCCACGGCGGAAGGCCGCAGTCTGCTGTACGTGGAGGCGCAGGGCGGCGGTAAGTTGATCTCGAAGCCGGAGCAGGTGGGCGACATGTTCGATCTCTTCGGCATCTTGCGGGCCCAGGCGCTCAACCCCTGGAAGTCCGCAGAGATTATCGAGACGAAGGTGAGACAACTGTGA
- a CDS encoding GNAT family N-acetyltransferase — MRRASEADADALARIDSVAAEGDEARRRNIRDWCRQGLAAVVEDASGPLGYVVVEYTFFEQGFVTMLMVAPAARGRGVGERLLADAAASCSAPKLFTSTNVSNQPMQRLLQRAGWSPAGLLHGLDEGDPELFYLCPQEPAAARQ, encoded by the coding sequence GTGCGGCGCGCGAGCGAGGCGGATGCCGACGCGCTGGCCCGGATCGACTCGGTTGCGGCGGAAGGCGACGAGGCGCGGCGCCGGAACATCCGGGACTGGTGTCGGCAGGGCCTCGCGGCCGTGGTCGAGGACGCGTCCGGGCCGTTGGGCTACGTCGTGGTGGAGTACACGTTCTTCGAGCAGGGCTTCGTCACGATGCTGATGGTGGCGCCCGCCGCCCGTGGCCGAGGTGTGGGTGAGCGCCTGTTGGCGGACGCCGCGGCCTCGTGCAGTGCCCCGAAGCTGTTCACCTCGACGAACGTCTCCAACCAGCCGATGCAGCGGCTGCTGCAACGCGCGGGATGGAGCCCGGCCGGCCTGCTCCACGGCCTGGACGAGGGCGACCCGGAGCTGTTCTACCTCTGCCCGCAGGAGCCGGCCGCCGCCCGCCAGTGA
- a CDS encoding TetR/AcrR family transcriptional regulator has protein sequence MEAVLAAAVALLDEAGASALTLRALAARLGTGVGSIYWYVSGKDELLDRAIDHVLGGVLAEIDGQAASDDPIDDLRVMAVTLFDAIVDRPWLGPHFMRDLVDRGNSLRLYEALGQQTLRLDLTPRQRFHAVSAIVGDVVGSAADMGQEPPEEVLDGAVNREEFLGRYAEMWRELDAEEFPFMHDIVDEFDGHDDKEQFLAGLELTLAGLRLQAGPGAGA, from the coding sequence ATCGAGGCCGTTCTCGCCGCGGCCGTGGCCCTGCTCGACGAGGCGGGCGCGTCGGCACTGACCCTCCGCGCCCTCGCCGCCCGGCTCGGCACCGGCGTCGGCAGCATCTACTGGTACGTCTCGGGCAAGGACGAACTGCTCGACCGCGCCATCGACCATGTGCTGGGCGGGGTGCTGGCCGAGATCGACGGGCAGGCCGCCAGTGACGACCCGATCGATGACCTGCGCGTGATGGCCGTCACGCTGTTCGACGCGATCGTGGACCGGCCGTGGCTGGGTCCGCACTTCATGCGGGACCTCGTCGACCGGGGCAACTCGTTGCGGCTCTACGAGGCGCTGGGGCAGCAGACCCTCCGACTCGACCTCACGCCGCGGCAGCGGTTCCACGCCGTGTCGGCGATCGTGGGCGATGTGGTCGGCAGCGCCGCCGACATGGGGCAGGAGCCGCCCGAGGAGGTGCTCGACGGCGCCGTGAACCGGGAGGAGTTCCTCGGCCGCTACGCCGAGATGTGGCGCGAGCTCGACGCCGAGGAGTTTCCGTTCATGCACGACATCGTCGACGAGTTCGACGGCCATGACGACAAGGAACAGTTCCTCGCGGGCCTGGAGCTGACCCTGGCGGGCCTCCGCCTCCAGGCCGGACCCGGCGCCGGAGCCTGA